The DNA region TATCATACAAATCTGCCCTTTATAGTCTGAGAGAGAAACATCTTTATTACCAGTAGAGGTAATAACTCCATGAACTTTATCATTCTGTTTCTACCTTCACTCAATAATTAATTGCCCAAGGTAATAAAAACAgccagttatttctagcaagcattTTCAGTGACTGAAGAAACATACTCTATGAGAATTCTTCTTGCTAACGGTTCCTTTGTCTCTACGACACAATAATGAGGGCGAATATAGTAGAAATTAGGAAACATCAACAACTTGGATAACAAATTTTTCTTCAATAAACATTTtgcttatttaaaattttaatctctagctttaaatattgtttaaacaccaattattaacaataaaataaatgaggCGCCAGTAAATTCTTAATTAGGGTGTTTAATATTTTAGATGATGAAGTTTGTGGTGTACAGCAGTGCTCATTGGATGCCTGTTATATTGGATGGAACAGTTTTGATCATCTGATCCAGGGCCAAGCAACAGTAACAAAGGGTTTAATCATTGGTTTATGCTACTATTTCATTAACAATATCACACAACAaatatagctattattattatctaaaactTGGTCCTTAGATGTTGAAAACATTTAAGAAAAGTCCCTGGTCTGAAGATAACTTCCTTCTTGCTTCCCTCAACTTATGAAGGCCCTGTGAAAAGAGACATCACTGTTGTCCTTTATGGAGAGTCTTGGAAAAATTGTTAGAGTGTCagagaaaatgtttagcagtatttgttCCACTTTTTGTATCcttggttcaaatcctgccagcaTCAACAATGTTTTTCATTTCACCAAGGTTGATAAACAAAATAATCAGTCAAGTATTGACTTGcctctcccctcaaaactgccgGTCTTGtccctaaattagaaattattattattattactactactcacTTTAGTGATTGCACggtttatatatgcacattcattcTGTTTGTCAAGCATAATAGCTCTGTTAAGATATGCCAAAGCCTGCAATAAAAATATCACAGAATTTATCAGTAACAACACTGCAACAAACTTTTAGAAGGACAATTAAAAGGTGAAAGATCCATTAAGATTCTAAAATGCACTAAATTAAGGATTTCAGGGAAATACATCACTAAGAGGTTGACTTTGTAGTCATGTGAGTCTCAGTTCAATTCTACTTTGCAGCACTTTTAGAAAGTGATTACAATAGATGTAGTCCCCACAACATGTCTAGGAGTGCAGTGATAATACCAAAACTATTCAAATATGATGCTTTAACCAACCTAAGAGAGCATGGAAGGGACACAGAAAATCACTCTGCTGATGATGGGGATTAACTGCTCTTCCATCATCGAATCAGTGTAAATGGTTGAATATTCCACTGACACTTGTCCATTTAATGTAGTCATCAAAAGATTCAGTGAGACCCAGTGCATGACAAAGCTGTCCCCATTTGATAGTTTTCCACAACAGGTTCCACTTCTGCAGTTCCACGCAGAAGTGTTGGGTTGACCTGAGCAAAGACTCCAGTACTGGGATTGAATCCAGAATCTCATGACTGCAAAGTGAATGCCTGAAGTCACACTTGTACcaaatatgtattaaaaagttgcacaatgagagctagcagtgacagtgctgtgtttactttgcaagttgtgaaatttgtgtttttgtgatcatgtgtctgctgtagtctgtgatttttgtcatggacaggaatttggaacaaagagccaatgtgaaattttgtgttaaacttgggaagtctgctacacaGACATTGAGCATGTTTTGGCAAGCTTACAGCAACGAGGCAATGGGTCTTTTGCTATGTTTCAAGAGGCATGGGTGCTTGAAAACAGAAGAACATCTCTGGAAGACGATGAGCAATGTGGAAGACCTGCCATGTGTGGCACCCttggaaatgtggagaaaattcatcagtttGTGCCTGAGGATTGTCAAAGAGCAATCAGTGGTGTTTTGAAGTTTTTGAGGGAAGACATTTGATGAAAGTGATTGGATCTGTGGATCATGGACTGGATGACGATGCACCCTGTCACTGGGCTCTCCTCACCTGTGAATTTCTTGCCACAAACAATATGCTATTGTTTCTACACCTGCCCAATTTGCCAGATTTaacacctgcagacttccatctctttcccaagatgaaactgcagctcaaaggttgctgttttaacacTGTTGCTGTGCTCAAGAGTCCTTGACTTGCTTATGGAAAATgatttccaggccagattccaaaagtggcagctATGCTGTGACAGGTGTATTGCTGCACAAAGCGACAATTTTGAAGAAGATGGCATTAAAACTTAGATAATAGCTTATTCTTTATTAAATAACTTaccaatattttttattaaataacttATCAATTATGACAAGATGGTTATGATTGAAACAGCTTTGATTCTGGTTTTGCTCAACCACAAACATGACTGCCATCAATCATTCTATAAATACCAATAACCTTATATCATAATTTATTCAAATcagaaaataattctttaaactCATTTTTAGAAACAAGACATTTTGGAATATTTAGATTGGGAGAATCTTCAGAGCAAAATTGGATGAAATGGCTCGGATGTTTGGAGTTGAAATCCATTCaacatcaactttgctttttatccttccagAGTCCACAAAATACCAGTGATATACAGGGGGCCACCTGTTTACTTGCCCAAACATGTGACTTTATGCCAATGTTAAGAATCACTATTTCAGTCTACAACACAAACATCTTACTCTTTGTgaatattgttattacttttagCTTAAAAGTGTAACTATTTCTAATCTAGTCGGGTACCTATCTAGGAATAAAACAAGTGTCTTTAAATAGAATATCATTTAGAATTAGGATAGAATTAAAAATCAGAACGTAACCTGTTTGAAAAATCTTCCTTGTAAATGTAAACTTCCAGCATTGAAATAAGCCAAAGCAAAGGTGCGATCCGTTTCTATGGCTTTGTAATAGTCATGCAGAGCTGCTGCCAGAGAATTCATCATCTGACAAAAGCAAGAAGTAGatgagaatttagtaaaaacagCTTTAGAAAAATGTTGGCAGTCATAAGAATAATTGATCTTGTTGTGGTAATTACCAGGAATTTTCTACAAATTGCTTGaacattattttcagaatttgaaaatgtttttagttTTATAAACAATAATCCTAAATTCACAAACCCTTTCTTGTTTAGGTGATTTCATAGAGACTCaaagataattatgatgatgatgatgatgtattgatAGTTTCAGACGTTCATTTTGCAATAACATTCTTTTCTCTCATTGCTGAGTCTAGAAGAATGGGAAGGACCTAAGACTCTTGCAAGCCCCTTAAGACTGGCAAAGTTGATGGCATTAATGTTCCGCTTAAAATGTTACAGATCAACACTTGCAGGAATGACACAAGAGGAAATTCCAGAGGGATAATATGGAGGGGGTGAAGGATTGGACATAGTGGTTTGTTGGGGTTGGATGCGCCAAAGGTGATGAGAGGTGGAAAGATGACTGTACTGGAGGGGTGTAAATGGTTTCAGGTTTGATCCTACATCATGCTGATCTGAAAATGTTATTTAAGGGGAGAGAGTGTTTCCTTAGGTCTAAGAGTTAAAGAATATTTCCTTAGATATAAGGGTCACAGAGCATTTCATTAAATCTAGGTGCTGCTCTTTCTTGCATAAAAccttcaaaataataaataatcagaaTGAAAATCAATTTTTTGATCTCTGACAAAGGCTGGACATGGTCATATTGAAGATGGGATAGAGctgattaaattaatttatgaacctcagcaagatttgaaaacAGAATGGAAAGGATCATAACTAAATGCTGTAGTGCATGTTGGCCGATGTTCAGATGTTTTAGCCAGTTCAACACCAAAAACAGGAACCCAAGAACTTTGCTGTTTTCAGAATTATTAAAGTTCTCATGGTTTCCAGGTTTAGCAAAGACAGAAACACTTTTAAACTGATGAAAGCAttcattaattaaacatttttcaagtaagtaattttttattgcaaatttaaaaaaaaaatctctatgGTAAATCCAGGAGGAATGGTATTGCCTATTAATGAGATAATATAAAAAAGTTAGGTCTAGGCCAAGCAACAGTGTAGATTCTGCTTGAAAGACCAGGTGGTGGGGTTAAAGTGAGCCACAGGTTCTGTCCATCGAATGAGCTTccacagttttttttaaaaaatcatttaatttCACTGATAAGGCTTGGTTAATCTAAGTTTATGGTGGAAAACATTTCCCCAAATGTCAAAATTATTTTAAGCACCAAAAATAATCTGAATTCTTACCTGATTAACAACACCTCGATTGTTATATAACTCTGCAGTAGGAGAGATCTGTAGGGCAAGAGTGAGGTCTTGAAAAGCTGGGTATTTGCTACCCATTTGTAAATTTAAGATTGCTCGAGCTTCATAAGCTGGTTGATAAcctacaaaataaaagaaatgtatcTTAGATTAAAGAAGTAGTCATCAGTGTCTGATGACTGAGAgtcatattttcattattaagacAACGAACGAATGAGTGTAGAGACACGTATACAGTTGTCTGAAAAAAGCTTCCTAAGTCAGAAAAATGTCTGCATTCAATATAAGTAATAGACTAAGTTTTATTTTAATGCAAAATGATAAACTAAGAACTATGTGTTGGTCAAGCAAAATTATCAAATAGTTTGATGCAAGGTCAGATTTCTCTAAGCAGAAACTATGACGAAACAATTGTCAGACCAAAACAGCATAGCTGGAACCATTTTGCACAAAGAAAGCTAAATCAAGCCAAAACAGTGGTTTCTGATAATGTGCCAATGTCATTTGGAGTGTGGTGCTTACAAGACAAAATCCAACAAAGAATGCTGTTCTCATGTTTGTGTACAAAGAATGGATGTACACACCATTTTTTAAAGATTCTTGTTGTTTCGGGTATGAATAATAATCGAATCTCAGATTGGCAAAGCTCAAACAGGCATTGGTAAATGCtttgtttgctgatttctataGATAGGAAGAGAAATTCCTACCTAATTCCAAGCCATTATAtagaattatgtatttatttacagatTAAAGAAGTAGTCATCAGTGTCTGATGACTGAGAgtcatattttcattattaagatAACAAACGAACGAGTGTAAAACAGAAATGGAAGAAACATGGTGCAGTTGTACTGAAtgtaatatagaaataataaatgattCAAGACCTTTGTTGTACAGGGTAAAAAAATGGCAAACTGTGAATGTTTTGAGAGAAATCTCTTTGCAAAACATTGTATTAAACATTACAAGCAGCATTTAATTGGAAAATAGCTGTGAACTTTTTCACAGAATTCAAGCCATATACCACTTGCAGCAGATCTACGGTATTATCAATTAAGGCATGGAGTGTTTATTAGTCCATCTTTTCAAATtagatattaaaaattatttttcttcttttaattgcaCAATTCTACCTTTATAAGAAGATAAGTTATTTTATGGAAGTACATCATAGTGAGAGATTGTAAATTAGTTGCTTGTTTACAATAATTTGATGAATTCAATGATGAGTTAATTGCAGTTAATTAATCAGTATCATTGTCTGATGTTGAGAGAGAAACTGAGTACAAACACCATTTACCTCTATAAGGTACTTATCACCTCAAGTACCTTCATCAGTCCAGGTATCTTCGAGTTTAAGTTTGGCTTCAGTTTCTTTATGAAATGCCTTTTCATAATTCAGAGATACTCAGAATGagagaaggacacattggataatgtagtcctagatacattataaCTGAATCCTAGATTTAAATGACCATGACTGAAATACTTCTGATCCtaagtctgctggatcaggactaacCAAGGGTTAAACACAACACAAATGAAATCAATGAATCCAATTCTGACAATAATctggttataaatataaatatttaaaattataatcagTTAATCATCTAACAAGATAGTATTCGTGATAAACTATAATTATTCATGGACACAGCCTTCAGATTGGAATCAGCAACagagaaaccaatattataatgtttcttttaacATTCAACACCATTTCGTACATTCTTTACATTTGATAATGGTTTTCATTTCTAATTAGGAAGTTATAAaaagtatttcaataaaaatagtttAGTAAATAATTACTTAACATGGATTAATTAATATAGTGTTAATAAAATGATTAGTTACATGGATTAATTAATATAGCATTGGTAAATTGATGCCAAGCTAATTGGAAGTTACGTTCCACTTGTAGAAAAATGCCTAAAGACACATAGGCTAAACAATTGGTTGGATTTAGTTTGATGGCACGTTGGTAATCACACCTGAAAAGATATTAAGAGGGATAGTTTAGTAAGAGATcgattttattgattccaaaagttACAGTACAAAATTAGTTGTATTGTGAAGATGAAAAACTGAAATAAAGATATTCAAATACTTCGAAGTTTTATAATTTAGAATGAAATCCACTTTTACAATACAAACATCTTATGTAAGGAGCTCAGAATGCAATTGCATGGAAATAGTGGatgcatacacgtgtacatactacatacgtatgtatgcaggtatgtgtggGAGGGGATTAACTGAATTCCACCTTAAAAGTACACAAAAAACATACCATCAATAAATATCAAAGGTTAGGACACCATTCATTACACTTTATGGATAACAGCATCGAAAAATCTTTGAAAAGTCAATCTGGGAACTTTTATATAGTCATGtgcaacctactagaaataacagttaacatCCCTTAATAAATATGAACGCAGGCATGTACCTTAGGCAGGTATCTTCTATAGCCTGAGGTTGATCTAAAACTTGGACAAGAATTTTGTAGATGAAAACTGGAAgctagtcacacacacactcatacacacacacaaacatacgtgtgtgtgtgtgtgtacatgtatgtgtatgtatgtgcatatataaatgtttcactgctgtgtatcAGTGAAGAGGACAAAACCAatgaaaaactttaaaaaaaaacccagagctTTAAAAGGAATGAAATCTCTTAAAATACACCAAGTTACAGAGAATTCTTTGAGCATCTCACTGCCAGAAATATAGTGAATCTGTGATGGTTTACTGGAAACCtggaacaactacaacaacaacagccacctcTGCTCTTACTGCGTTTGTTTACTTCTGTAATTCTCGACATAATTTGCCATCCATGTTGTCTGCTGGATGGTTCGACAGGATCCAAGTCCCAGGAACTGAATCCTACTTCAAGGTTTGCTTTAGAATTgtttctgttgctggatgcccttcctaacaccaaccactttacaacgtACATTGGGCACTTTTCTTGGTGCCACAACATCAAGGCTTTTATCGACTGAGTGAGGCTGTATTAGAAGGGAGACAGCTTTATGCTAAGAGATGAGAGTGAGACGAGTTGGGGCCAGAGCAGAACcaattttttgttttactgtagaactacatggctactcacattataGAACAGAGGGTAGGAGCGACTGGGGTCGAGCTAAAAAGAGATGAAATAGTCATGAAGTGTCACAGTGGATCTTCAAGCTATGAGAAACATCCCACTGCCTTAAGAAAGGAAAGAACACATTGAACAATATAGTCGAAGATGCATTATAGCTGAAATAAACTTCAAACAGGATGGTCAAGTTTGGAGAGCTTTTGTTGGATCACAGATGATCTACAGACAAATAACAACATCTATGTTCTCTGCTACTTCTATCAcccactaccactaacaacaactCACCCCTATAACCATCAGCATAGGATAGAGAaaacaaatctctctatatataaagctgaagttgtctgtgtgtggcaggtttggtagccttcaacgaACCTATCTCTtccaagaccctgcagcacaagttgaccaaaattgagagtatgatagaagaaggcttgcttttccttccgtagaagaaaaattcaaatcggaccatgttaacaccaaaaattatttacatcaaaaaggtgctttttttctacgaaaatccctatattttacgattttttactgctgtgtcgccattttttggtgaatttcaaccagaaaaatgttcacttaaagagtaacaagctacataatgcaaaatttttacttttaaaaaattccagttctaaagggtcgaaacaaacccgagcaatgccgggcaatactgctagtaattgaTAAAGATGAATTATCTTCATAAATACCTGTTGATGAATGTCATCAGAagaaaagtaattgaaagaaacttacTTGGCCAATTGGTTGTTTTCGTCAGTTAGATAATCCATGTGAATGTTAGCTCGACTGATAAAGGCTTCTTGAAAGGTTGGTTGAAGAATAATACACCGAGTAAACACTTTCAGAGCAACATCTAACCTGTCCAGTCTAAACATGATACAACAATTAAAAAGCTTCATTAAAaattaatgcaatatattttaattatttaaattatcaaACTAATTAAATCACACAAAAATCATGTTAATAAACCCAGAACACATTAATTATTACATTGATTTTGGAGCTATTTCTTAAAAATACTGTTTCCCAAAGCATAATGAGAAGAGGCATCTCTGCGAGCTGGACAGAGAGACAGTCCTACACAGCTCCTTTAATTATTGAAGTTTAAAGTTCAGTTATTAATACTGGAATTGTTATCACATCATAGAATATACTGCAATGCAACAAGTTTCCATTATGAATGAAGAACTACAGCGGAAGTTATAGAAACTAAAATGAGTGATATGGCACTCTTTGAGAACTGGATAAGTTAAAGAGATTTGGCCAAACAAGTTCAGCCCAATATGGCCACCACTAATTAAAAGgactttaaatttttattaacagAAATTTTGTACTACTTGCCCATGACATACAAAGCTTTTGGATCTTACATTCAATGAAGGTTCATTGGTTCAACACCAGAATAccagcacatgtgtgtgtgtgtgtgacattgctTATACTAATGCTGGTATAACACCCATATCCAGAGGAGCTAGCAAAGGTAAGCTTAAATGATGGTGGATTAAATGCAAGGACAACTGCTATAACATGGCTGTTGGCCAATGCTCATTACAACCTTCTTTTCAGATGCTGAAAGCTGCAGTTCCCTCTCCCCATGTTACCTCCTGCTTCTCTTTACATTCTCTCAGAGTTGGTATGGTCAATGTAGGGACATTGAAAGGTAGgtttggtgagattgttgagatgcttgaaaggagacATGTTGAGGTATGTTGCATCCAAGAAGTTTGGTGGAAGGAAGCTTCAGCCAGATTCCTTACAGGCAAGAGGCATAGGCATAAACTCTTCTGGGACGGTGACTATAATGAGATAGGAGGCATTGGCATACTTCTAGCAGAGAAATGAGTAAGGCGACTGAGGTAGTCAGAGCATGTGACAGGGTACTTAAGCTTAGATTAGTTTTGCAATAATCATCTCTGCCTACGTTCCACAAGCGAACACGCCAAATGAACAAAAGGACTGTTTCTATAACACTCTTTTGCAGGCTACATCAAAGACAAGTGATGTAGCCAGGTGTTTTCCATGGGGTGCATGGGGTCCATGGAACTGGTTCTTAaaatgaggagggaacaaggGTATTGGAGTTTTGTGATGTAAATGACCTAATGATATGCAACACTGACTTCAGTAAACCAGCCAGTCCCTTGATAACCTATAAATCAGGTGACCATGCTAGCCAGATCcactacattctcaccagaaagTGGGATTCATGGTTGCTCATAAATGCAAAGTATTTCCCTGGTGAAAAATGTACCCCTCAGCATAGGTTACTCATTAGTGGCTTCAAACAGTAGGCACAAAGGATTCCAAGAAGCAAGCCAATTTGgaaaagaaggatctggaagcttaaggatcttTTGACTAGTCATAGATTTAGAGACATTCTAACTTGAGGAGAAGGAAGAATAGTTAGAGACTTGTAACACAGATATAACTGGAAGTTCTGATGAGAAATTTAGTGAGAAgtcacagaccaaatctgtgactGGTGCAAAATCCCAACTAGGGTGACATGGTGATGGGAaaatgtagttgacagggccattagagcataggcttggaaggactggaagggtAGCAGTAGCAAGGAGCTATATTAGACAGCTAGAAAGGAAGCTAGGAAGTTGGTATACTTAGCCAGAGGtgagacagaaaggaagaaattttCTAATGTTCTGCAGGGTGAGGACCAGCAGCTTGAAGTGTTTCAGTTTGCTAGGCAGTGTGCCAGGGCAAATTGTGatgtgggagagaagtgtgtttgcAGGGATGATGGTTTACTTGCAGTGAGTGACtatgcaaagaaagaggcttggaagtgTCACTACGAAAGGCTGCTAAATGTAGAGAACCCATAGAAGAAGGAGAGTCTGTCTAAAGTGGATCCAAAAGAGGGATCAGCAATCTGAATGGACAGTAGCATGGTAGAGACAAAGCCATGAAGGATATGAAGAtggggaaagcccctggcccatcaggaaccaccgcagagatgcttaaaatatctggcaaagTGGGTTacagtctagtcacccatatagttaatcaggttgtacatgaaggagtcatacccaatgactggtgaagtagcatcatagtcaactgctacaaaggcaaaggCGATACCTTaggcagaaataattacagaggtatcaaaatGCTGGATCAGGGgatgaaagttatggagagggtcatagcccaactaattagggacagggttagtctagatgagatgcagttttggttttgtgccaggcagaagcatcactgatgctatattcctggtaaggcagctgcaggagaagtacctagcaaAAAATAAACCCCTGTACTTggtttttgttgatatggagaaggCCTTCAACAGTATTTCctgctcccttatctggtggtcaatgaggaaactagggataggtgagtggttggtgagagctgtacaatccatgtacagggatgctgtcagtaaggtgagggttggcaacaagtataatgaagaattcagcgtacaagtaggggttcaccaaggatcagtcctcagctccctcttgttcatcatagtcctcgaAGCAGTAATGGAGGAATTTAAAACTGGCTGCTcctgggaactcctctatgcttATGACCTTGTTCATATAGCTGATTCACTACCAGAACttgagaagaaattccaggtgtggaagcaaggtctagaatcaaatgGCCacagagttaatttagcaaaaaccaaagtcttagtaaataAGAAAGTGGACGAAgccacaaaccccttcaggtagatggctctgttCCATATGTTGaaaagtagaaactccataagatgttcccagtgtaagctatggacacataagaggtgcagcaacatcagaggaagggtaacagggaaaatagtttttgtgtatgGTAGATGCACAGgcactccatcaaatgccagtgatggggggggggggggtgtacctagaagtagttgatagcttacattatctaggtgaccaaatcagcagtggaggtggatgctctaaGAGTGTAACTCCTAGAATAACAATAAGCTGGGCAAAGTTTGGAGAGCTTCTACCCCTAttggaaacatacatatatgtacataaatacacatacatacatacatacatacatatacatacatacatatatatatacatacatgtatagcatgatccgctggatgtgcaatgtcagtgtgcatgagtAACAGAgcgtgtcttgagagaaaaactgggcataagaagcatcagatgtggtgtgcaagagagacgaatgcactggtatggtcatgtgatgcgtatggacgtggacagctgtgtaaagaagtgccaacctctaactgtggagggaatgtGTTAaagaggtagaccaaggaagacatgggatgaggtggtgaagcaggatctttgaatgttggaccTCAGGGAGCTGATGACAAATGACTGAATCCTACCAAGCCAAgcgaaatcacagtcatggctcTTGCCAGTGTCCTGTAAATGGAACCTGTGCTGGTtgtacgtaaaatgcacccattacTCTCCTGGaatggtcggcattaggaaggacgtCCAACTCTCCTGCTCACCAGTTCCAGTTAAAttgcctaacccatgccagcatggaaagtagatgttaaatgatgatgatatatatgtatcatcatcatcatcatcgtttagcgtctgctttccatgctagcatgggttggacggttcaactggggtctgagaagccagaaggctgcaccaggcccagtctgatctggcaatgtttctacggctggatgcccttcctaacaccaaccactctgtgtcagacgaggctggcaaatggccacgatcggatggtgctttttacgtgccaccggcacgaggccagtcggggcggggctggcaatggccacgttcgggtggttctcttacgtaccaccggcactggtatcacagctgcaatttccattaatgttgatcaatttcgattttcacttgcctcaacaggtcttcacaagtagagttttgtgtcccaagaaagaaaggtatgcataagtggactggctacatcccatatagaggccacgggttatggtctcacttgccctgcagggtcttctcacgcacagcatacttccaaaggtctcagtctctagtcatttcctcggtgagacctagagttcgaaggttgtgcttcaccacctcgtcccaggttttcctgggtctgcctcttccacaggtttcctcaaccgctagggtgtggcacttcttcacacaactatcttcatccattctcgccacatgaccataccagcacaaccgtctctcttgcacaccacaactgatgcttcttaggtccagcttttctctcaaggtacttacactctgtcgagtatgaacactgacattacgcatccaacggagcatactggcttcatttcttgcgagcttacgcatatcctaaacagtcatggcccatgtttcactgccatgtagcatggctgtttgtacacatgaatcatacagtctgcctttaatctgagcgagaggccttttgtcaccagcagaagtaagagctctctgaactttgcccaagctattcttactctagcacttacactttcagcacacacacacccgctactgacttggtcacctaggtaacagaagctatcaattatttctagtttttctccctggaatgtggcagaagttggtcttagagcattttcagtttttattgctactgaacatctgccacatacaaaaactatcttcctagttagcacctcatatgtgtccatagcttacacttggtgcatcatatatatatatatatatatgatgatgatgatgatgatgatatatatgtatatatatatatataatatatatatatatcaatataatataatatatatatatataatatatatgaaaatctgaacttccacaaagcagattggaaatcgatccaaaaagagatcctcagagaggactggccggaatgtctctccacaccagacattgacatgaaactagaatgtttcatgtcttctgtgcaagccgtatgccagaaatatgtcccagagcacaaggccaaaacaaataggagcaaaattcca from Octopus sinensis unplaced genomic scaffold, ASM634580v1 Contig18802, whole genome shotgun sequence includes:
- the LOC115231767 gene encoding tetratricopeptide repeat protein 6-like, whose amino-acid sequence is MSPFKHLNNLTKPTFQCPYIDHTNSERILDRLDVALKVFTRCIILQPTFQEAFISRANIHMDYLTDENNQLAKCDYQRAIKLNPTNCLAYVSLGIFLQVERNFQLAWHQFTNAILINPCYQPAYEARAILNLQMGSKYPAFQDLTLALQISPTAELYNNRGVVNQMMNSLAAALHDYYKAIETDRTFALAYFNAGSLHLQGRFFKQALAYLNRAIMLDKQNECAYINRAITKVMLNDKEGAFEDFDRAIQLCPYYTHTFYNRGSFYLSLGMYEMAEKDFTS